Proteins from a single region of Belliella baltica DSM 15883:
- a CDS encoding Gfo/Idh/MocA family protein, with protein sequence MNRRRNFIKTSALIAGGAIISPFSLPKAFAQGDDTIKIALIGCGGRGTGAVFQAFETGYNIKLVAMADAFRDRLESSYKPIFEKYGKDKVEVSEDKKFVGFDAYKDAIKEADVVILAAPPGFRPDHFEEAIRQNKQVFMEKPVATDAVGIRKVLNAAKEAREKKLNVVVGLQRRYQDSYVETIKRIHDGAIGDIVSGQVYWNDGGVWVKQREAGMTEMEYQMRNWYYFNWLCGDHIVEQHVHNLDVVNWVKGAYPIKAEGTGGRFIRNGKEYGEIFDHHSVTYTYADGTVILGECRHFPGAHNRVDETFQGTDGRAYLNAGNKGQLWDRKGNELFNHDGKGNKNPYQKEHDLLFKAIVDGEFKYQDAEHAAKSTMTAILGRNATYSGKAVTWEDALHSEISLMPESLDWSANPKVLPNDEGYYPFAVPGKTKVI encoded by the coding sequence ATGAACCGAAGAAGAAACTTTATCAAGACATCAGCATTGATTGCTGGTGGAGCTATTATTAGTCCCTTTTCGCTGCCAAAAGCATTTGCTCAAGGTGATGATACTATAAAAATAGCTCTGATTGGCTGTGGCGGCAGGGGTACTGGAGCTGTTTTTCAAGCTTTTGAAACAGGATATAATATTAAACTTGTGGCAATGGCAGATGCTTTTCGAGATCGCTTAGAAAGTAGCTATAAGCCAATATTCGAAAAATATGGAAAAGATAAAGTAGAAGTAAGCGAAGATAAAAAATTCGTAGGTTTTGATGCTTATAAGGATGCTATCAAAGAAGCAGATGTTGTCATTTTAGCTGCACCTCCTGGTTTTAGACCTGATCATTTTGAAGAAGCTATCAGACAAAATAAGCAGGTGTTTATGGAAAAACCAGTGGCAACAGATGCTGTTGGTATAAGAAAAGTACTCAATGCTGCAAAAGAAGCAAGAGAGAAAAAATTAAATGTAGTCGTAGGGCTTCAAAGAAGATATCAAGACAGCTATGTAGAAACCATCAAAAGGATTCATGATGGGGCTATAGGAGATATTGTTTCTGGTCAGGTTTATTGGAATGATGGAGGAGTATGGGTAAAACAAAGAGAAGCTGGCATGACTGAAATGGAGTATCAAATGAGAAATTGGTATTACTTCAATTGGCTATGTGGAGATCATATTGTGGAACAGCATGTTCATAATTTGGATGTGGTGAATTGGGTGAAAGGTGCTTACCCTATCAAAGCTGAAGGGACAGGAGGAAGGTTTATTCGGAATGGAAAAGAATATGGAGAAATATTTGATCATCATTCAGTAACCTATACCTATGCAGATGGAACAGTGATTTTAGGAGAGTGCAGGCATTTTCCAGGCGCACACAATAGGGTGGATGAAACTTTTCAAGGTACAGATGGAAGAGCCTATTTGAATGCTGGAAACAAAGGCCAACTTTGGGATAGAAAAGGGAATGAGCTTTTTAATCATGATGGAAAGGGAAATAAAAACCCGTATCAAAAAGAACATGATTTGCTTTTCAAGGCAATTGTTGACGGAGAGTTCAAATACCAAGATGCAGAACATGCAGCCAAAAGTACGATGACTGCGATTTTGGGAAGGAATGCTACTTACTCAGGAAAGGCGGTCACTTGGGAAGACGCTTTGCATTCTGAAATAAGTCTTATGCCAGAATCTTTGGATTGGTCTGCTAATCCTAAAGTATTGCCAAATGATGAAGGTTATTATCCATTTGCTGTACCGGGGAAAACTAAAGTGATTTAA
- a CDS encoding sodium:solute symporter family protein has product MLLQEIDWIILIGFFVISLGIGLYTAKKASKSQEEYFNAGGSMSWWLLGISMVATTFSTDTPNLVTDIVRTNGVAGNWVWWSFLLTGMLTVFFFAKLWKRSGVLTDIEFYEMRYSGKLAAFLRGFRAIYLGVFFNVVIIASVSLAAIKIGGVLLGISPLQTLLIAGVVTVIYSSLGGLRGVVLTDFLQFGLSLGGAIAAAYVAVSHPAIGSMDKLLSHPEVSSKLNILPDFGNMEAAVIIFFIPLFIQWWSVWYPGAEPGGGGYVVQRMLAAKNEKHAFSSVLLFNIVHYAIRPWPWIIVALASIVVFPTLDDIQIAFPNTSPQIIKDDIAYPAMLSFLPVGLMGLVVTSLVAAYMSTLSTHLNWGASYVVNDFYKRFINPESSQKTLVNVGRLATVLIMLLGGFMALKLENALQSFSILLQIGAGTGLLYILRWYWWRINAASELTAMIVSFAIALYFAFVHQHYFEALQTHEELVIGVLITTVSWIVVSYLTKPTDTAVLIKFLNVTKVPGKGWESVRSQMKNSETAESDQNYFGFQKALLSFGLGVIAIFGLLIAIGKLVLKSYEAGGWILFCSVIAFALMYKLIDNKE; this is encoded by the coding sequence ATGCTGCTACAAGAAATTGATTGGATTATACTCATAGGCTTTTTTGTAATATCTCTGGGAATAGGGCTCTATACAGCAAAGAAAGCATCTAAGAGCCAAGAGGAGTATTTCAATGCAGGAGGCAGTATGTCATGGTGGCTATTAGGGATATCGATGGTTGCAACTACTTTCTCTACAGACACTCCAAATTTGGTAACGGATATTGTAAGGACCAATGGGGTAGCCGGTAATTGGGTTTGGTGGAGTTTTTTGTTGACGGGGATGTTGACGGTATTTTTCTTTGCAAAGCTTTGGAAAAGGTCTGGTGTTCTTACCGATATAGAATTTTATGAAATGCGCTATAGCGGAAAGCTAGCTGCATTTTTGAGAGGATTTCGTGCGATTTATTTAGGTGTTTTTTTCAATGTAGTTATCATTGCTTCTGTTTCCCTTGCAGCGATTAAGATTGGAGGGGTTTTATTAGGAATTAGTCCATTGCAAACACTTTTGATTGCTGGCGTGGTTACAGTGATTTATAGTTCGCTAGGAGGTTTACGTGGAGTGGTGTTGACAGATTTTTTACAGTTTGGACTTTCTTTAGGAGGAGCTATTGCTGCTGCCTATGTGGCTGTATCCCATCCAGCGATTGGAAGTATGGATAAACTGTTAAGTCATCCTGAGGTAAGTTCTAAATTGAATATACTTCCTGATTTTGGGAATATGGAGGCTGCTGTCATTATATTTTTTATCCCCTTGTTTATTCAATGGTGGTCAGTTTGGTATCCTGGTGCAGAACCTGGTGGAGGGGGGTATGTAGTTCAAAGGATGCTGGCAGCTAAAAATGAAAAGCATGCATTTAGTTCTGTTCTACTTTTCAATATTGTGCATTATGCTATTCGTCCATGGCCTTGGATTATTGTGGCATTGGCTTCTATCGTAGTTTTTCCTACTTTAGATGATATTCAGATTGCATTTCCAAATACTTCCCCGCAAATAATTAAGGATGATATAGCATATCCTGCGATGCTTTCATTTCTACCTGTTGGTTTAATGGGCTTGGTTGTCACATCCTTGGTGGCTGCTTATATGTCAACCCTTTCTACCCATCTCAACTGGGGAGCATCTTATGTGGTCAATGATTTTTATAAAAGGTTTATCAACCCAGAAAGTTCTCAGAAGACTTTGGTTAATGTAGGTCGTTTAGCAACAGTTTTGATCATGCTATTGGGAGGTTTTATGGCTCTTAAGTTAGAGAATGCGTTGCAAAGTTTCAGCATTTTACTTCAAATAGGAGCAGGTACTGGTCTTTTATATATTTTGAGATGGTATTGGTGGAGAATCAATGCCGCCAGTGAGCTTACAGCGATGATTGTTTCTTTTGCAATTGCCTTATATTTTGCATTTGTACATCAGCATTACTTTGAAGCCTTACAGACTCATGAGGAGCTTGTGATTGGTGTTTTGATCACTACTGTTTCTTGGATAGTAGTGTCATATTTGACCAAGCCAACAGATACTGCGGTTCTGATTAAATTTCTAAATGTTACAAAAGTTCCTGGCAAAGGTTGGGAGAGTGTCAGAAGTCAAATGAAAAATAGTGAAACAGCGGAGAGTGATCAAAATTACTTTGGTTTTCAGAAAGCACTCTTATCATTTGGTCTTGGGGTGATTGCCATATTTGGCTTATTGATCGCAATAGGAAAGCTTGTTTTGAAAAGTTATGAAGCAGGTGGATGGATACTTTTTTGTTCGGTCATAGCCTTTGCCTTAATGTATAAATTGATAGATAATAAAGAATAA
- a CDS encoding beta-N-acetylhexosaminidase — MNSIKFIKLICLTLVLLSSHLVNAQIPKELALVPYPKEVELGSGSFILQDKVQLFAKNDSQRGSAMLFNSYINKRFGIRTYISAQAQDYTKIKVSHDSDMEEEAYHLSVKNNQIEIKGGDAGIFYAFQTLIQLIEPKGNELHIPVVEIKDKPEFGYRGLMIDVSRHFRTLEEMKQVVDLMAHFKLNKLHWHLTDDQGWRLEIKKYPKLTQVAAWRDSTIIGQYGNYKPFIYDGIKHGGFYTQDEARELVRYAAERKITVIPEIELPGHSSAVLAAYPEFGSFDVVNGVPIKGLIEAKRENGNSLNNEISTFVPGYWGIHYNIFGPKEETFKFLEDVLTEVMEIFPSEYIHIGGDEVPKDHWKTSEIAQSVIKKNKLKDEHELQSYFIKRIEKFLNKNGRNLIGWDEILEGGLAPNATVMSWRGEAGGIAAAKMGHDVIMTPNSHMYIDHGQGKQADEPLFICCYLPLEKVYSYHPRPMDLTQDQQKHILGVQANMWTEYVPSFEKMQYMIFPRLLALSEVAWMPQEEKDFSNFAKVRMPKQLAELDQQKINFRIPEALVEVTLKDGKKEVKLHSSVAGSKIYYTFDGHKADRTAHLYRGPFFMPVNGEGQEPLKLRYIIVTPSNRESGMYTVDVE; from the coding sequence ATGAATTCAATTAAATTTATAAAGCTAATCTGCCTTACTTTAGTATTGCTAAGCAGTCATTTAGTTAATGCACAAATTCCCAAAGAACTTGCTTTAGTGCCTTATCCAAAAGAAGTAGAATTAGGTTCAGGTTCATTTATCTTACAAGATAAGGTGCAACTATTTGCCAAGAATGATTCGCAGAGAGGTTCTGCTATGCTATTCAATTCTTATATCAACAAGAGGTTTGGAATAAGGACCTATATTTCTGCTCAAGCTCAGGATTATACTAAAATAAAAGTTAGTCACGATTCTGACATGGAGGAAGAGGCCTATCATCTTTCTGTAAAAAATAATCAGATTGAGATTAAAGGGGGTGATGCTGGAATTTTTTATGCTTTTCAGACTCTGATTCAGCTTATTGAGCCAAAGGGAAATGAATTGCATATTCCTGTTGTAGAGATCAAAGATAAGCCAGAGTTTGGCTACAGAGGTTTGATGATTGATGTCAGCAGGCATTTTAGAACTTTGGAAGAAATGAAACAGGTAGTCGATTTGATGGCACATTTCAAATTAAATAAGCTTCATTGGCATCTTACTGACGATCAAGGTTGGAGATTAGAAATCAAAAAGTACCCCAAACTAACACAAGTAGCTGCCTGGAGGGATTCTACTATTATTGGTCAATATGGCAATTACAAGCCATTTATTTATGATGGCATTAAGCATGGTGGTTTTTATACTCAAGATGAAGCCAGAGAACTAGTACGCTATGCAGCTGAAAGAAAGATCACTGTCATTCCTGAAATCGAGCTTCCAGGACATAGTTCTGCGGTCTTAGCTGCATATCCAGAATTTGGAAGTTTTGATGTTGTCAATGGTGTTCCTATCAAAGGATTGATTGAGGCAAAGCGTGAAAATGGAAATTCATTAAATAATGAAATATCTACATTTGTTCCAGGATACTGGGGGATTCATTATAATATTTTCGGTCCCAAAGAAGAAACTTTTAAATTTCTTGAAGATGTTTTGACAGAGGTGATGGAGATTTTTCCAAGTGAATATATTCATATTGGTGGAGATGAAGTTCCTAAGGATCATTGGAAAACATCGGAGATAGCTCAAAGTGTGATCAAGAAAAATAAGCTTAAGGATGAACACGAGTTACAGAGTTACTTTATCAAAAGAATTGAAAAATTTCTGAATAAAAATGGAAGAAACTTAATCGGATGGGATGAAATTCTCGAAGGAGGTCTAGCACCAAATGCAACAGTGATGAGTTGGAGAGGTGAAGCAGGAGGGATTGCAGCGGCCAAGATGGGACATGATGTTATCATGACTCCTAATAGTCATATGTACATTGACCATGGTCAGGGAAAGCAAGCCGATGAACCTTTGTTTATTTGTTGCTATTTGCCATTGGAAAAGGTCTATAGCTATCATCCAAGACCAATGGATCTGACTCAAGATCAGCAAAAGCATATTTTAGGAGTACAAGCAAATATGTGGACAGAGTATGTTCCATCATTTGAAAAGATGCAATATATGATTTTCCCTAGGCTACTTGCTTTATCAGAAGTGGCCTGGATGCCTCAAGAGGAAAAAGATTTCAGCAACTTCGCTAAAGTTAGAATGCCAAAGCAGTTGGCCGAACTCGATCAGCAAAAAATCAACTTTAGAATTCCAGAAGCTCTTGTAGAAGTTACCCTTAAAGATGGAAAGAAAGAGGTCAAGCTCCATAGTAGTGTTGCTGGGAGTAAGATTTATTACACTTTCGATGGACATAAGGCTGATAGAACAGCCCATCTTTACAGAGGGCCTTTTTTCATGCCGGTGAATGGGGAAGGGCAAGAGCCATTGAAATTGAGGTATATTATTGTGACACCTTCAAATAGAGAAAGTGGTATGTATACTGTAGATGTTGAGTAA
- a CDS encoding arylsulfatase: MKKCFPQYLLMPTLILLLVNIETRVFGQSKKPNIVFIMADDLGVGDIEPYGQSIFETPNLSRLAQEGIMFKDFYAGSTVCAPSRASLMTGQHTGKIRIRGNGEFPLDPDVKILPEMLKENGYTNLMFGKWGLGLQESESSPEKRGWDFFLGHLHHVSAHFQKPDSLDLFLNNTLGRVKVPEGTYANDWFTEGAINYIETSSNEEPFFIYLSYTIPHAELLVPDRYFKDFVNENGQSVFPNEIAWPDGKHYGQQNYPKAAYAALVHSLDDYVGQVMDALESKGIADNTILIFTSDNGTHIEGGRRMEDVDYFQSSGQYRGVKRDLYDGGIKVPLIIKWPDKIKQNSVTEHRASFWDVYNTFGDIVGNIDSTRDGISFLPTLLGKSKQKQHEYLYWEFHEFGGKQALLKGDWKIIRLEVGNNPANKVELYNVKKDPAEQIDLADKFTKRAARLTRIMDNVRTSSSLFNFGKK; this comes from the coding sequence ATGAAAAAATGTTTTCCTCAATACTTGTTAATGCCAACTTTGATTTTGCTTTTAGTCAATATTGAAACTAGGGTGTTTGGACAAAGTAAGAAACCCAATATTGTATTTATCATGGCAGATGACTTGGGTGTTGGAGATATTGAGCCCTATGGACAATCTATTTTTGAAACTCCAAACTTAAGCAGACTTGCTCAAGAAGGGATAATGTTTAAGGATTTTTATGCGGGGAGTACAGTTTGTGCACCTTCAAGAGCGAGTCTTATGACTGGCCAACATACGGGAAAAATTAGAATAAGAGGGAATGGGGAGTTTCCCTTGGATCCTGATGTGAAGATTTTACCAGAAATGTTGAAAGAAAATGGCTATACCAACCTTATGTTTGGAAAATGGGGATTAGGTCTTCAAGAATCTGAAAGCAGTCCAGAGAAAAGAGGTTGGGATTTTTTCTTGGGACATTTACATCATGTATCTGCTCATTTTCAAAAGCCCGATTCTCTTGACCTCTTTCTAAACAATACTTTGGGTAGAGTGAAAGTTCCTGAAGGTACTTATGCAAATGATTGGTTTACAGAAGGAGCAATCAATTACATTGAAACGTCAAGCAATGAAGAGCCATTTTTTATTTATTTGTCTTATACAATTCCGCATGCCGAGCTTTTGGTTCCAGATCGTTATTTCAAAGATTTTGTGAATGAAAATGGTCAAAGTGTTTTCCCAAATGAAATAGCATGGCCTGATGGCAAACATTATGGTCAGCAAAATTATCCTAAAGCCGCGTATGCAGCATTGGTTCATAGTCTAGATGATTATGTAGGTCAAGTTATGGATGCACTTGAAAGTAAAGGGATAGCTGATAACACTATTTTGATATTCACTTCTGATAACGGAACACATATAGAAGGTGGAAGAAGAATGGAGGATGTGGATTATTTTCAGAGCAGCGGTCAATATCGGGGGGTAAAACGTGATCTGTATGATGGAGGAATCAAAGTTCCCTTAATCATTAAATGGCCCGATAAAATAAAACAGAATAGTGTTACTGAACATAGAGCTTCATTTTGGGATGTTTATAATACTTTTGGAGATATTGTTGGAAATATAGATAGTACAAGAGATGGTATTTCTTTCTTACCGACCTTACTTGGAAAAAGTAAGCAAAAGCAACATGAATATTTATACTGGGAGTTCCATGAATTTGGTGGCAAACAAGCTTTGTTAAAAGGTGACTGGAAGATTATAAGATTAGAAGTTGGTAATAACCCTGCTAATAAAGTCGAATTGTACAATGTGAAAAAAGATCCAGCAGAGCAAATTGATTTAGCTGATAAATTCACAAAAAGAGCAGCAAGGTTAACTAGAATAATGGATAATGTAAGGACATCTAGTAGCTTGTTCAATTTTGGCAAGAAATAA
- a CDS encoding DUF302 domain-containing protein: MTYYNSKTIKAEAIDEVRKLVEAALKDEGFGILTEIDIQATMKKKLDKEYPPYLILGACNPVFADKVLQEEPHIGVLLPCNVIIREIGQKKYEVSAMDPAAAMSAVKNKNIEPLASEVGEMLTRMLSKL; this comes from the coding sequence ATGACCTACTACAATTCAAAAACTATAAAAGCTGAAGCCATCGATGAAGTAAGAAAGCTAGTTGAGGCCGCTTTAAAAGATGAAGGGTTCGGAATCTTAACTGAAATAGACATTCAAGCCACAATGAAAAAAAAGCTTGATAAAGAATATCCACCATATTTGATTTTAGGTGCCTGCAATCCTGTTTTTGCTGATAAAGTACTTCAGGAAGAACCGCACATTGGTGTTTTACTTCCTTGTAATGTAATCATCAGGGAAATAGGTCAAAAAAAGTATGAAGTATCAGCTATGGATCCGGCAGCAGCAATGTCAGCAGTAAAAAACAAAAATATTGAACCACTAGCTAGTGAAGTCGGAGAAATGCTAACGAGGATGCTTAGTAAACTTTAA
- a CDS encoding hydroxypyruvate isomerase family protein, protein MERRKFIEKASLATAFSALFPFLSNANGYRKDHTFNLNYAPHFGMFNQSAGKDLIAQIEYMADQGFKALEDNGMMGRSIEDQNKIAKALERRGMKMGVFVIDGGDNWKKSLTTGKQEFSDNFLSTCEKAVEVAKRTGAKWMTVVPGFYERNLPLGIQTANVIETLKKASDIFEPHGLTMVLEPLSDTPDLFLRFSDQTYSICKAVGSPACKILYDAYHMQRNEGNLLANIDKCWSEIAYIQVGDNPGRKEPGTGEINYLNLFKFLYEKGYDGIVGMEHGLSLGGIEGEKRLIQSYIDSDKFK, encoded by the coding sequence ATGGAAAGAAGAAAGTTTATAGAAAAGGCGAGTTTAGCAACTGCATTCTCAGCTCTATTTCCATTTCTCAGCAATGCGAATGGTTATAGAAAAGACCATACTTTTAACCTAAACTATGCCCCGCATTTTGGAATGTTTAATCAATCCGCTGGCAAAGATCTTATTGCTCAGATTGAATATATGGCCGATCAGGGTTTCAAAGCCCTTGAGGACAATGGCATGATGGGAAGATCAATCGAGGATCAGAATAAAATAGCCAAAGCTTTAGAGCGCCGAGGTATGAAAATGGGGGTTTTTGTGATCGATGGAGGAGATAATTGGAAGAAATCTCTGACAACAGGAAAGCAGGAGTTTTCGGATAATTTTCTAAGTACTTGTGAAAAAGCTGTGGAAGTAGCTAAAAGAACTGGAGCTAAATGGATGACAGTAGTTCCCGGATTTTATGAAAGAAACCTTCCTCTTGGAATTCAAACCGCCAATGTTATTGAAACACTTAAAAAAGCCTCAGACATATTCGAGCCTCATGGTCTTACCATGGTTTTAGAGCCTTTGAGTGATACACCAGATTTGTTTCTAAGATTTTCTGATCAGACATATTCTATATGTAAGGCTGTCGGAAGCCCAGCTTGTAAAATCCTTTATGATGCCTATCATATGCAAAGAAACGAGGGAAATCTTTTGGCGAATATTGATAAATGTTGGAGTGAAATTGCCTACATCCAAGTGGGAGATAACCCCGGTAGAAAAGAGCCAGGAACTGGTGAAATCAATTACTTAAACTTATTTAAATTTCTTTATGAAAAAGGATATGATGGAATTGTAGGAATGGAACATGGTCTTTCTTTAGGAGGAATAGAAGGCGAAAAAAGACTTATTCAATCTTACATAGATTCAGATAAATTCAAATAA
- a CDS encoding formylglycine-generating enzyme family protein — MEILNKYKTVFVIPVLFLIIQIDSKTQNQSFESYKQEIPNTNLSFEMVPIPAGEFLMGTSMEEIGHDGDESPQRRVSIDAFWMGAHEVTWDVFELFLDKDFEKAISTKPITQQVDGLSRPSTPYLDMTFGMGKENKPAIAMTQYGAIQFCKWLYLKTGKFYRLPTEAEWEYAARAGSNTAYFFGDKKESLSEYAVYDSNSKGQTMPVGSKKPNPWGLYDILGNVMEWTYDHYSPYRTSQNTIKNPVETSEALYPKVLRGGHYESSESELRSGKRFASDPIWKQLDPQIPKSQWWFPEAPFVGLRLVRPLISPSEEEIKAYYNQEPIADY; from the coding sequence ATGGAAATATTAAATAAATATAAAACTGTGTTTGTGATTCCTGTTCTTTTTTTAATCATTCAGATTGACTCAAAAACACAGAATCAATCATTTGAATCTTATAAACAAGAGATACCAAACACAAATCTATCTTTTGAAATGGTGCCAATTCCTGCTGGAGAGTTTTTGATGGGTACATCAATGGAGGAGATTGGACATGATGGAGATGAGTCGCCACAAAGAAGGGTTTCTATAGATGCTTTTTGGATGGGTGCACATGAAGTTACATGGGATGTTTTTGAGCTCTTTTTAGACAAGGATTTTGAAAAAGCTATTAGTACCAAACCCATTACTCAGCAAGTTGATGGACTCAGTAGACCGAGTACACCTTATTTGGATATGACTTTTGGAATGGGTAAGGAAAATAAGCCTGCTATAGCCATGACCCAGTACGGAGCGATTCAATTTTGTAAGTGGCTTTATTTGAAAACTGGAAAATTTTATAGACTGCCAACAGAGGCGGAGTGGGAATATGCAGCACGTGCTGGTTCCAATACAGCTTATTTTTTTGGAGATAAAAAGGAAAGCCTTTCTGAATATGCGGTATATGATTCTAATAGTAAAGGTCAAACAATGCCTGTAGGCTCAAAAAAACCAAATCCTTGGGGTCTTTACGATATATTAGGAAATGTTATGGAATGGACTTATGACCATTATTCGCCTTATCGCACATCACAAAATACAATTAAAAATCCAGTAGAAACGTCTGAAGCACTTTATCCGAAAGTTTTAAGAGGTGGGCATTATGAAAGTAGTGAGAGTGAGTTGAGATCAGGAAAACGATTTGCTTCAGATCCAATTTGGAAGCAACTTGATCCTCAAATCCCCAAAAGTCAATGGTGGTTCCCTGAAGCGCCTTTTGTGGGATTAAGGTTGGTTAGACCTCTGATTTCTCCTTCTGAAGAAGAAATCAAAGCTTACTATAATCAAGAACCAATTGCAGATTACTAA
- a CDS encoding septal ring lytic transglycosylase RlpA family protein: MRQIFTLIIAISFSIIGCSPKITQTGQASYYHDKFQGRTTANGEKYRKHKLTAAHKTLPFGTKVKVINQNNGKAVKVRINDRGPFVGGRIIDLSKKAARRIDMIDDGVVHVKIKYKK, encoded by the coding sequence ATGCGTCAAATTTTCACCCTTATTATAGCTATTTCTTTTAGTATAATTGGATGTAGCCCAAAAATCACTCAAACTGGTCAAGCTTCTTATTATCATGACAAATTTCAAGGTAGAACTACTGCAAATGGAGAGAAATACAGGAAACATAAACTAACCGCAGCGCATAAAACGCTACCTTTCGGAACAAAAGTCAAAGTGATTAATCAGAATAATGGCAAAGCAGTAAAAGTTCGCATCAACGACAGAGGTCCCTTTGTAGGAGGTAGAATTATAGACCTCTCAAAGAAAGCTGCCCGGAGAATTGATATGATTGATGATGGCGTAGTACATGTAAAAATCAAATACAAAAAATAA
- a CDS encoding DEAD/DEAH box helicase — protein MINDTEATQEILNHLQIDALNEMQIDFIEKAKHHQNLMLLAPTGSGKTLAYLFPLLEILQADLRAVQALIIVPSRELAIQIEQVFKSMKTPFKVSTCYGGHAMKIEQNSLGEGPALVIGTPGRLKDHIEKESFDPSSIQVVILDEFDKSLQLGFHDQIRNILRPLTSDLKYFLTSATKMDRLPEFIPFSNPETANFLQDEKDSKLKLKLVNTPSIEKAETLMRLVAEFNNEACIVFCNHRDAVDRISTLLNDYDFHHGILHGGMEQIDREKNLIKFRSGAHNLLIATDLASRGLDIPEIKHVVHYQLPPKVEAFTHRNGRTARMHAEGQGYLILANDELLPDYIDKDVEEIYPSQKFVSPDLPEYECLYISAGKKDKISKGDIVGLLTKKGGLEGSDIGVISILDFSAYVAVKRNLATKVLKKVHQEKLKKIKVKVALAN, from the coding sequence ATGATAAATGACACGGAAGCGACCCAAGAAATACTCAATCATCTACAAATAGATGCTCTCAATGAAATGCAAATTGACTTCATTGAAAAAGCCAAGCATCACCAAAACCTCATGTTACTTGCTCCAACTGGTTCAGGCAAAACATTAGCCTATCTTTTTCCACTTTTAGAAATCCTCCAAGCAGATCTGAGAGCCGTACAGGCTTTGATTATCGTTCCTTCAAGAGAATTGGCAATACAAATCGAGCAAGTTTTCAAAAGTATGAAGACTCCTTTTAAAGTGAGTACTTGCTATGGGGGGCATGCCATGAAAATCGAACAAAATAGTCTTGGAGAAGGTCCTGCATTGGTAATCGGCACACCTGGAAGACTCAAGGATCACATTGAAAAAGAATCTTTTGATCCGAGTTCTATCCAAGTAGTCATCCTTGATGAATTTGATAAATCTTTGCAATTGGGATTTCATGATCAAATCAGAAATATTCTTAGACCTTTAACTTCAGATTTAAAATATTTTTTAACCTCAGCAACTAAAATGGATAGACTTCCTGAATTTATTCCATTTAGTAACCCTGAAACGGCTAATTTTCTACAAGACGAAAAAGACTCTAAATTAAAACTTAAACTTGTCAATACTCCAAGTATTGAAAAAGCCGAAACTTTGATGCGATTAGTAGCTGAATTTAACAATGAAGCTTGTATCGTCTTTTGTAATCATCGTGATGCTGTGGACAGAATAAGTACTCTTTTGAATGACTATGACTTTCACCATGGAATACTTCATGGAGGAATGGAGCAAATCGATAGAGAAAAAAACCTAATCAAATTCAGATCAGGAGCACATAATTTGCTAATCGCAACTGATTTGGCTTCTAGAGGTCTCGATATTCCGGAAATCAAACATGTAGTCCACTATCAACTTCCACCAAAGGTTGAGGCTTTTACCCATAGAAATGGTCGTACTGCAAGAATGCATGCTGAAGGTCAAGGATATTTAATATTGGCTAATGATGAGCTGCTTCCTGATTACATTGATAAAGATGTGGAAGAAATCTACCCATCGCAGAAATTTGTCAGCCCTGACCTACCTGAATACGAATGCTTGTACATCAGTGCAGGTAAAAAAGACAAAATAAGCAAAGGAGACATTGTAGGGCTTTTAACCAAAAAAGGTGGACTTGAAGGCTCTGACATTGGGGTCATCAGTATCCTAGACTTTTCAGCCTATGTAGCTGTCAAAAGAAATCTTGCAACAAAAGTCTTAAAGAAAGTTCATCAAGAGAAATTGAAAAAAATAAAAGTCAAAGTTGCACTTGCAAATTAA